One segment of bacterium DNA contains the following:
- a CDS encoding RNA-binding protein: MVNIYVGNLSYNTTDEDLRNMFEAYGRVDRASVVMDRMTNRSKGFGFVEMPNDAEGKAAIEGLNEMETQGRKLMVNVARPKEDRPARRDRY, from the coding sequence ATGGTAAACATTTATGTAGGCAATCTGTCGTACAACACGACCGACGAAGACCTTCGCAACATGTTCGAAGCGTATGGCCGTGTCGACCGCGCCAGCGTCGTTATGGATCGCATGACCAACCGCAGCAAGGGCTTCGGTTTTGTGGAAATGCCGAATGACGCCGAAGGCAAAGCCGCCATCGAAGGCTTGAACGAGATGGAGACCCAGGGTCGCAAGCTCATGGTCAACGTGGCTCGTCCGAAGGAAGATCGCCCCGCCCGTCGCGACCGCTACTAA